A single Buteo buteo chromosome 17, bButBut1.hap1.1, whole genome shotgun sequence DNA region contains:
- the NAB2 gene encoding NGFI-A-binding protein 2: protein MALPRTLGELQLYRVLQRANLLGYYETFIQQGGDDVQQLCEAGEEEFLEIMALVGMATKPLHVRRLQKALREWASNPGLFSQPVSAVPVSSIPLFKLSEAGGRKALSNGHASPSEAAGKGGSSTGTPPARSPTEPGEKLSPSAAPPWPGRSTPESEGGGDEEPGGPPFSPGGSGGDQPAGTEVLEPELARTVAESVERLLQSCPRGGEAELRALMKLNKKLAKAVGHIFQLEDGDRHKEEEIRRHSAIYGRGEARRREGKQLTLHELIINEAAAQFCLRDNSLLLRRVELFSLSRQVARESTYLSSLKVARAHPEESGATMAKRLKQEAGEQSRSELLPLQVGPEPPGTAYRASLEEDAASLSGESLDGHLQAVGACPRLTPPPGAAPDVPLGLPPHGLWSRHILQQTLMDEGLRLARLVSHERVGRLSPCLPGKPPGPEFEDGLAERGPPAPPDPPRGTIKVEQETSRQ from the exons ATGGCCCTGCCCCGCACGCTGGGGGAGCTGCAGCTGTACCGGGTGCTGCAGCGCGCCAACTTGCTGGGCTACTACGAGACCTTCATCCAGCAAGGGGGGGACGACGTGCAGCAGCTCTGCGAGGCGGGCGAGGAGGAGTTCCTGGAGATCATGGCGCTGGTGGGCATGGCCACCAAGCCCCTGCACGTCCGCCGCCTCCAGAAGGCCCTGCGCGAGTGGGCCTCCAACCCAGGGCTCTTCAGCCAGCCCGTCTCGGCCGTGCCCGTCAGCAGCATCCCCCTCTTCAAGCTCTCTGAGGCCGGCGGGCGCAAGGCGCTCAGCAACGGGCACGCCAGCCCCAGCGAGGCCGCCGGCAAGGGGGGCAGCAGCACCGGGACGCCCCCGGCCCGCAGTCCCACGGAGCCGGGAGAGAAGCTGTCGCCATCGGCTGCCCCGCCGTGGCCGGGGAGGAGCACCCCCGAGTCGGAGGGTGGCGGGGACGAGGAGCCGGGGGGTCCCCCCTTCTCCCCGGGTGGGAGCGGTGGCGACCAGCCGGCGGGcacagaggtgctggagccagAGCTGGCACGGACAGTGGCAGAGAGCGTGGAGcggctgctgcagagctgcccccGGGGCGGCGAGGCCGAGCTGCGGGCGCTGATGAAGCTCAACAAGAAGCTGGCCAAGGCTGTGGGGCACATCTTCCAGCTGGAGGATGGCGACCGGCACAAGGAGGAGGAGATCCGCCGGCACAGCGCAATCTACGGCCGTGGCGAGGCCCGGCGCCGTGAGGGCAAGCAGCTCACTCTGCACGAG CTCATCATCAACGAGGCGGCCGCCCAGTTCTGCCTGCGGGACAACTCGCTGCTGCTGCGGCGCGTCGAGCTCTTCTCGCTCTCGCGGCAGGTTGCGCGGGAGAGCACCTACCTGTCCTCGCTCAAGGTCGCCAG GGCACATCCCGAGGAGAGCGGAGCCACCATGGCCAAGCGGCTCAAGCAGGAG GCGGGAGAGCAGAGCCGCTCCGAGCTGCTGCCGCTGCAGGTGGGGCCGGAGCCCCCCGGGACCGCGTACCGAGCCAGCCTGGAGGAGGACGCAGCCAGCCTCTCTGGGGAGAGCCTCGACGGCCACTTGCAGG CGGTGGGGGCCTGTCCCCGGCTGACGCCACCGCCTGGCGCGGCCCCCGACGTGCCCCTTGGCCTCCCCCCCCACGGGCTCTGGAGTCGCCACATCCTCCAGCAGACGCTGATGGACGAGGGGCTGCGCCTGGCCCGGCTGGTCTCGCACGAGCGCGTGGGGCGgctcagcccctgcctgccGGGGAAGCCCCCGGGACCAG AGTTTGAGGACGGGCTAGCAGAACGGGGTCCTCCAGCTCCCCCGGATCCCCCCCGCGGCACCATCAAGGTGGAACAGGAGACCAGCCGGCAGTGa
- the NEMP1 gene encoding nuclear envelope integral membrane protein 1, whose product MKRAPGRRRRLLGALVLLFLPPPLLGGADARESVIPLHEGHMYHHSASRHFCYTNTRLPQWHDIWTRTQIRVNSSRMIRVTQVDSEEELEEFNVWNIIFSFLKEKLNDTSIDVDLYSNKTCLKVELLEAGTTYCVVLFRRFDPKLFLVSFLGLLLFFCGDMLSRSQLFYYSAGISFGLLASLLILVYMMSKVMPKKSPVYFLLVGGWSFSLYLLQLIFKNLREICKSYWQYLLGYLLLVGIVSFGVCYRYGPLENERSINLLSWALQLLGLLLMYSGIQIHPIALALVVIAVCTKNLDYPLQWAFAAYRRMQSARLGPSPPRLLTEEEYRLQGEVETRKALEELRNHCRSPDFSAWTAVSRIQSPKRFADFVGGACHVTPNEVSVHEREYGLGGIFFEDQLFEEEEDDDDSFDRNHMSYSLSHVHMDAD is encoded by the exons ATGAAACGGGctccggggcggcggcggcggctcctggGGGCGCTGGTGCTGCTGttcctgccgccgccgctgctgggAGGCGCAG ATGCCAGGGAGTCGGTGATCCCGCTCCACGAGGGCCACATGTACCATCACTCAGCTTCTCGCCACTTCTGCTACACCAACACCCGCCTCCCACAATGGCACGACATATGGACAAGGACACAG ATCCGGGTCAACAGCAGCCGGATGATCCGAGTCACCCAGGTGGACAGCGAGGAGGAGCTCGAGGAGTTCAACGTGTGGAACATCATTTTCTCATTCCTGAAGGAGAAGCTGAACGACACCAGCATCGATGTGGATCTCTACAGCAACAAAACCTGCCTGAAGGTCGAGCTGCTGGAGGCCGGCACGACGTACTGTGTCGTCCTCTTCCGAC GCTTTGACCCTAAGCTGTTCCTGGTTTCCTTCCTGGGCCTGCTGTTGTTCTTCTGTGGCGACATGCTAAGCAG GAGCCAACTCTTCTATTACTCGGCTGGGATTAGTTTTGGCTTGCTGGCCTCCCTGCTCATCCTTGTCTACATGATGTCCAAGGTCATGCCCAAG AAAAGTCCTGTTTACTTCTTGCTGGTAGGAGGCTGGTCCTTTTCCCTGTACCTGCTTCAGCTGATCTTCAAGAACCTACGCGAGATCTGCAAGTCCTACTGGCAGTACCTCCTAG GCTACCTGCTGCTCGTGGGCATCGTGAGCTTCGGTGTGTGCTACAGGTATGGCCCGCTGGAGAACGAGCGCAGCATCAACCTCCTCTCCTGGGCCCTGCAGCTCTTGGGCCTGTTGCTGATGTACTCAGGCATCCAGATCCATCCCATCGCCTTGGCCTTGGTGGTCATTGCTGTCTGCACCAAGAACCTGGACTACCCCTTACAGTGGGCCTTTGCTGCCTACAG GAGAATGCAGAGTGCCAGGCTCGGGCCAAGCCCCCCTCGCCTGCTGACGGAGGAGGAGTACCGACTCCAGGGCGAGGTGGAGACACGCAAGGCCCTTGAGGAGCTTCGAAACCACTGCAGAAGCCCGGATTTCTCTGCCTGGACTGCAGTCTCCCGCATCCAGTCTCCCAAGAG GTTTGCTGACTTTGTGGGTGGTGCCTGTCATGTCACCCCCAATGAGGTCTCTGTCCATGAGCGGGAGTACGGCCTGGGTGGCATCTTCTTTGAGGACCAGCTctttgaggaggaagaggatgatgaTGACTCCTTTGACAGGAATCACATGAGTTATTCCCTGAGCCATGTCCACATGGATGCCGATTGA